One genomic window of Nakamurella panacisegetis includes the following:
- a CDS encoding D-alanine--D-alanine ligase family protein, producing MNEQRIRVAVVFGGRSGEHAVSCISAGSVLGHLDPELFAATAIGITPAGAWVQVDPDQVLEKQGRELPAVSGGTAVVLPADPTSASLVPLGVPGPSLDVDVVFPVLHGPFGEDGTIQGLLELADLPYVGPGVLASAAGMDKEFTKKLLAAEGLPQGDYVVLRRGRATLTVDERERLGLPVFVKPARAGSSLGVSRVDDWADLDAAIALARQADPKVLVEAAMIGREIECGVLEFPDGRIEASPTAEIHVAAGYDFYDFSAKYLDDVATFDIPARLDDDVTAQIQDLAVRAFGALDAQGLARVDFFVTDEGRVVINEVNTMPGFTPISMYPRMWGAAGLTYPELLTVLIRTAIARGTGLR from the coding sequence ATGAACGAGCAGCGGATCAGGGTCGCGGTGGTTTTCGGTGGGCGCAGCGGCGAGCATGCGGTTTCCTGCATCTCGGCCGGGAGTGTGCTGGGCCACCTGGATCCGGAACTGTTCGCCGCCACCGCCATCGGGATCACCCCGGCCGGCGCGTGGGTGCAGGTCGACCCGGACCAGGTGCTGGAGAAGCAGGGACGCGAGCTCCCGGCGGTGTCCGGCGGTACGGCCGTCGTGTTGCCGGCCGACCCCACGTCCGCGTCGTTGGTCCCGCTGGGCGTTCCCGGCCCCTCGCTGGACGTGGACGTGGTCTTCCCGGTGCTGCACGGCCCGTTCGGTGAGGACGGCACCATCCAAGGCCTGCTGGAGCTGGCGGACCTGCCCTACGTGGGTCCGGGCGTCCTGGCCTCGGCGGCCGGGATGGACAAGGAGTTCACCAAGAAGCTGCTCGCGGCCGAAGGGCTGCCCCAGGGCGACTACGTGGTGCTGCGGCGGGGCCGGGCCACCCTCACGGTCGACGAGCGGGAACGCCTCGGGCTCCCGGTGTTCGTCAAGCCCGCGCGGGCCGGCTCCTCGCTCGGGGTCAGCCGGGTCGACGACTGGGCCGACCTGGACGCCGCCATCGCCCTGGCCCGGCAAGCCGACCCGAAGGTGCTCGTGGAGGCGGCGATGATCGGCCGGGAGATCGAATGCGGGGTGCTGGAATTCCCGGACGGGCGGATCGAGGCGTCGCCGACGGCCGAGATCCATGTGGCCGCCGGGTACGACTTCTACGACTTCAGCGCCAAGTACCTCGATGACGTCGCCACCTTCGACATCCCGGCCCGGCTGGACGACGACGTGACGGCTCAGATCCAGGACCTCGCCGTCCGCGCCTTCGGGGCCCTGGACGCCCAGGGTCTGGCCCGCGTCGACTTCTTCGTCACGGACGAGGGCCGGGTGGTGATCAACGAGGTCAACACGATGCCCGGGTTCACCCCCATCTCCATGTACCCCCGGATGTGGGGCGCCGCCGGGCTGACCTATCCGGAACTGCTCACCGTGCTCATCCGCACGGCCATCGCCAGGGGGACCGGCTTGCGCTGA
- a CDS encoding NAD(P)H-dependent glycerol-3-phosphate dehydrogenase, with product MSPLAARPALDRIAVLGAGSWGTTYAKVLADAGRDVVLWARRESVAAGIRASRTNEAYLRGIVLPDNLYATSDVDEALDGVDAVALGVPSQSMRENLTVFRDSIPVGVPVISLAKGVEIGTGLRMSEVISRVGHIEEPRVVVLTGPNLAVEIAQNRPTASVLACVDHAIAVQVQKACATGYFRPYTITDVIGAEIAGTGKNVIALACGIADGLQLGLNTAASLMTRGLNELSRLGQALGADPATFAGLAGLGDLVATCSSPLSRNRTLGGRLAVGMGLDAAVAAAGGQVAEGVVSCRSMRDLAHRHGIDMPITEAVFNVCYRHMAPADMIRSLMDRPHTPE from the coding sequence TTGAGTCCGCTCGCCGCCCGACCCGCACTGGACCGGATCGCGGTGCTCGGTGCCGGATCGTGGGGCACCACCTATGCCAAGGTGTTGGCCGACGCCGGCCGGGACGTCGTGCTCTGGGCCCGCCGCGAATCGGTCGCGGCCGGTATCCGGGCGTCCCGGACGAACGAGGCGTACCTGCGTGGCATCGTCCTGCCGGACAACCTGTACGCCACGTCGGACGTCGACGAGGCGCTGGACGGGGTCGACGCGGTGGCGCTCGGAGTGCCGAGCCAGTCCATGCGGGAGAACCTGACCGTCTTCCGTGATTCCATTCCGGTTGGGGTGCCGGTCATCTCGCTGGCCAAGGGGGTGGAGATCGGCACCGGACTGCGGATGAGCGAGGTGATCTCGCGGGTCGGACACATCGAGGAGCCGCGGGTGGTCGTGCTGACCGGTCCGAATCTCGCCGTCGAGATCGCCCAGAACCGTCCGACCGCCTCGGTGCTGGCCTGCGTTGATCACGCCATCGCGGTGCAGGTCCAGAAAGCCTGTGCCACCGGATATTTCCGGCCGTACACGATCACCGACGTGATCGGCGCGGAGATCGCCGGCACCGGCAAGAACGTCATCGCCCTGGCCTGCGGTATCGCCGACGGACTGCAGCTCGGACTGAACACGGCGGCGTCGCTGATGACGCGCGGGCTCAACGAGTTGTCCCGGCTGGGGCAGGCGTTGGGGGCTGATCCGGCGACGTTCGCCGGCCTGGCCGGACTGGGTGACCTGGTCGCGACGTGCTCGTCGCCGTTGTCCCGCAACCGCACACTCGGCGGCCGGCTGGCGGTCGGCATGGGCCTGGACGCGGCGGTCGCGGCGGCCGGGGGACAGGTGGCCGAAGGTGTGGTCAGCTGCCGTTCGATGCGCGATCTGGCTCACCGCCACGGTATCGACATGCCGATCACCGAGGCCGTCTTCAACGTGTGCTACCGGCACATGGCGCCGGCCGACATGATCCGTTCTTTGATGGACCGGCCGCACACGCCGGAATAA
- a CDS encoding lysophospholipid acyltransferase family protein, translating to MRRRGPVFETANKWIRLCEIVMFPLTRMLGRPSFEGLEHIAVPGPVLVVGNHISELDPVYTAVYLRKSGRIPHIMAKASLWKVPVVGRILTGTEMIPVERGGGQGQVGLQAAIDSLQAGRVVLIYPDGTCSRDPDHWPMKPRPGVAAMALAGDFPVVPVVHWGTQEVLPYLGKGFHPFPRKKIRIVAGPPIDLSAFRGQAVDARLIRDVSYVIQGAVRDLLAQVRGVPAPKDFYDQKKAERLRAAAAAAEAGATSAPETPER from the coding sequence GTGCGTCGTCGCGGCCCGGTGTTCGAAACGGCCAACAAGTGGATCCGGTTGTGCGAGATCGTGATGTTCCCGTTGACCCGGATGCTGGGCCGTCCCAGCTTCGAGGGGCTGGAGCACATCGCCGTCCCCGGCCCGGTCCTGGTGGTCGGCAACCACATCTCCGAGCTCGATCCGGTCTACACCGCGGTCTACCTCCGCAAGTCCGGACGGATTCCGCACATCATGGCCAAGGCGTCGCTCTGGAAGGTCCCGGTGGTCGGCAGGATCCTGACCGGCACCGAGATGATCCCGGTCGAACGTGGCGGCGGTCAGGGGCAGGTCGGTCTGCAGGCGGCCATCGACTCGCTCCAGGCGGGCCGGGTCGTCCTGATCTACCCCGACGGCACCTGCTCGCGAGACCCCGACCACTGGCCGATGAAGCCACGGCCGGGCGTCGCCGCGATGGCCCTGGCCGGTGATTTCCCGGTCGTGCCGGTGGTGCACTGGGGTACGCAGGAGGTGCTCCCGTATCTCGGCAAGGGCTTCCATCCCTTTCCCCGCAAGAAGATCCGGATCGTCGCCGGACCGCCGATCGACCTGTCCGCGTTCCGCGGTCAGGCCGTCGATGCGCGCCTGATCCGCGACGTCTCCTACGTCATCCAGGGTGCGGTGCGGGACCTGCTGGCGCAGGTGCGCGGGGTCCCGGCCCCGAAGGACTTCTACGACCAGAAGAAGGCCGAACGCCTGCGGGCCGCGGCCGCGGCCGCCGAAGCGGGGGCGACCTCCGCGCCAGAAACTCCGGAGCGTTGA
- a CDS encoding RNA degradosome polyphosphate kinase translates to MAEAEPPAIIHDDEPLPADRFYNRELSWLDFNERVLALAEDPDQPLLERAKFLAIFASNLDEFYMVRVAGLMRRRDMGLAVASTDGLTQSEQLALISARTQELVERQGRCFTDEVMPALQDAGIRIVRWNSIEDEDKIRLAEYFTAQIFPVLTPLAVDPAHPFPYISGLSLNMAIIVRDPETGAERFARVKVPNNVDRFIRVRRGVLDFLPLEDLLAAHLAELFPGMEVMEHQIFRVTRNADLDVEEDRDEDLLQALERELARRRFGPPVRLEITDTTSERILDLLITELDVDPSDAVEVPGLLDLSSLWQLYGLDRPTLKDPPFVPATNPAFTEGEKPRSVFARLRDSDVLLHHPYESFATTVQRFIEQAAADPNVLAIKQTLYRTSGDSPIVDALISAAAAGKQVVALVEIKARFDEQANITWAKALERAGVHVVYGLVGLKTHCKTALVIRQEGNTLRRYCHIGTGNYNPKTARIYEDLGLLTADPDIGADLTDLFNVLTGYSRQVEYRNLLVAPHSIRTGIVERIEREIEHFRAGRGGLVRLKMNSIVDEGVIDALYRASRAGVTVDLTVRGICALRAGVPGLSENITVRSIVGRFLEHSRIFYFGGGGQEEYWIGSADMMHRNLDRRVEALVRITDKAATDRMSALLAAIARPDTRCWLLGPDGWTKSPVDGPGRDLQAELLRRGVAGAE, encoded by the coding sequence ATGGCCGAGGCCGAGCCCCCGGCGATCATCCACGACGACGAGCCGCTGCCGGCCGACCGGTTCTACAACCGCGAGCTGAGCTGGCTGGACTTCAACGAGCGGGTGCTGGCCCTGGCCGAGGATCCCGACCAGCCGCTGCTGGAGCGGGCCAAGTTCCTGGCCATCTTCGCCTCCAACCTGGACGAGTTCTACATGGTGCGGGTGGCCGGCCTGATGCGCCGCCGCGACATGGGGCTCGCGGTGGCCAGCACGGACGGACTGACCCAGTCCGAGCAGTTGGCGCTGATCTCGGCCCGTACCCAGGAACTCGTGGAGCGGCAGGGCCGCTGTTTCACCGACGAGGTGATGCCGGCTCTGCAGGACGCCGGGATCCGCATCGTCCGATGGAATTCCATCGAGGACGAGGACAAGATCCGGCTCGCCGAGTACTTCACCGCGCAGATCTTCCCGGTCCTGACGCCGCTGGCCGTCGACCCGGCCCACCCGTTCCCGTACATCTCGGGACTGAGCCTGAACATGGCGATCATCGTCCGGGACCCGGAGACCGGGGCCGAGCGGTTCGCCCGGGTCAAGGTGCCCAACAACGTCGATCGTTTCATCCGCGTCCGTCGCGGGGTGCTGGACTTCCTGCCCCTGGAGGACCTGCTGGCGGCTCACCTGGCCGAGTTGTTCCCGGGCATGGAAGTGATGGAGCACCAGATCTTCCGGGTCACCCGCAACGCCGACCTGGACGTGGAGGAGGACCGCGACGAGGACCTGCTGCAGGCCCTGGAGCGCGAACTGGCCCGGCGTCGGTTCGGGCCGCCGGTCCGCCTGGAGATCACCGACACCACCAGCGAACGCATCCTCGACCTGCTCATCACCGAACTGGACGTCGACCCGTCGGACGCGGTGGAAGTCCCCGGTCTGCTTGACCTTTCCAGCCTGTGGCAGCTGTACGGGCTGGACCGGCCGACCCTGAAGGACCCGCCGTTCGTACCGGCCACCAATCCGGCCTTCACCGAAGGCGAGAAGCCAAGGAGCGTGTTCGCCCGGCTCCGCGACTCTGATGTGTTGCTGCACCACCCCTACGAGTCGTTCGCGACCACGGTGCAGCGTTTCATCGAGCAGGCCGCCGCCGACCCGAACGTGCTGGCCATCAAGCAGACCCTGTACCGGACGTCGGGCGATTCCCCCATCGTCGACGCGCTGATCTCGGCCGCCGCGGCCGGCAAGCAGGTGGTCGCTCTGGTCGAGATCAAGGCGCGTTTCGACGAGCAGGCCAACATCACCTGGGCCAAGGCGCTGGAACGGGCTGGGGTCCACGTGGTCTACGGCCTGGTCGGTCTCAAGACGCACTGCAAGACCGCTCTGGTGATCCGCCAGGAGGGAAACACCCTGCGGCGCTACTGCCACATCGGCACCGGCAACTACAACCCCAAGACGGCCCGGATCTACGAGGACCTCGGGCTGCTCACCGCCGACCCGGACATCGGGGCCGATCTGACCGACCTGTTCAACGTGCTCACCGGCTATTCCCGCCAGGTGGAGTACCGGAACCTGTTGGTGGCTCCGCATTCCATCCGGACCGGGATCGTCGAGCGCATCGAGCGGGAGATCGAGCACTTCCGGGCCGGGCGCGGCGGCCTGGTCCGGCTGAAGATGAATTCGATCGTGGACGAGGGCGTCATCGATGCCCTTTACCGGGCCTCCAGGGCCGGTGTGACGGTCGATCTCACCGTGCGGGGCATCTGTGCCCTGCGCGCCGGTGTGCCGGGCCTCAGCGAGAACATCACCGTCCGGTCGATCGTCGGGCGCTTCCTGGAGCATTCCCGGATCTTCTATTTCGGCGGCGGCGGCCAGGAGGAGTACTGGATCGGCAGCGCGGACATGATGCACCGCAACCTCGATCGCCGGGTCGAGGCGTTGGTCCGGATCACCGACAAGGCGGCCACGGACCGGATGAGCGCCCTGCTGGCCGCCATCGCCCGGCCGGACACGCGCTGTTGGCTGCTCGGTCCCGACGGCTGGACGAAATCGCCGGTCGACGGTCCGGGCCGGGATCTGCAGGCCGAACTGCTGCGTCGGGGCGTCGCCGGTGCGGAATGA
- a CDS encoding NUDIX hydrolase, whose protein sequence is MRNDASAVRAAGAVLWRPSVKHGIRIALVHRPRYDDWSLPKGKADSGESAPVTAWREVWEETGFRSVLGRALTTVSYAVAGGPKTVQYFAARALGGSFTANKEVDRLEWLSPGAARALMSYDFDKAVLDTFGLERPDLRGVLLVRHARAGHRESFDGQDILRPLDAKGRRQAQALVAELLPFGPGPVHSAPAERCRATVAPLARTLGQAVAIEPLLAEESYRDDPAAARRRLVELAGSEAVWPERGAPVHPARPAAGASIRGSFAGGVPSAKVSATVVACSQGGVIPGVVKSLAGRSDVPLPRIGTPKGAFWFLSFEGRRLVQADAYPSPPV, encoded by the coding sequence GTGCGGAATGACGCCTCGGCCGTCCGGGCGGCCGGAGCCGTCCTGTGGCGGCCGTCGGTCAAGCACGGCATCAGGATCGCTCTCGTCCACCGCCCGCGGTACGACGACTGGTCGCTGCCCAAGGGCAAGGCCGACAGCGGCGAGAGCGCGCCGGTTACGGCCTGGCGAGAGGTCTGGGAGGAGACGGGTTTTCGATCGGTCCTGGGCCGCGCCCTGACCACGGTCTCCTACGCGGTCGCCGGTGGCCCGAAGACGGTGCAGTACTTCGCCGCCCGGGCTCTGGGTGGCTCGTTCACGGCCAACAAGGAGGTCGACCGGCTGGAATGGCTGTCGCCCGGCGCCGCCCGGGCCCTGATGTCCTACGACTTCGACAAGGCGGTGCTGGACACCTTCGGCCTGGAACGGCCCGACCTGCGCGGTGTTCTCCTGGTCCGGCACGCTCGGGCCGGGCACCGCGAATCGTTCGACGGGCAGGACATCCTGCGTCCACTGGATGCCAAGGGACGGAGGCAGGCCCAGGCTCTGGTGGCCGAACTGCTGCCGTTCGGGCCGGGCCCGGTGCACAGCGCACCGGCCGAGCGGTGCCGGGCCACGGTGGCGCCGCTGGCCCGCACGCTCGGTCAGGCGGTGGCCATCGAGCCGCTGCTGGCCGAGGAGTCCTATCGTGACGACCCAGCGGCCGCCCGCCGGCGGCTGGTCGAACTGGCCGGGTCCGAAGCGGTCTGGCCGGAGCGCGGCGCACCGGTTCACCCCGCACGGCCGGCCGCCGGCGCGTCGATCCGCGGCTCCTTCGCTGGCGGCGTGCCGTCGGCGAAGGTCAGCGCGACCGTCGTCGCCTGCAGTCAGGGCGGTGTGATCCCGGGAGTGGTGAAGTCGCTGGCCGGTCGCTCGGACGTACCGCTACCACGCATCGGAACGCCCAAGGGGGCCTTCTGGTTCCTCAGTTTCGAGGGCCGGCGCCTGGTCCAGGCCGACGCCTATCCGAGCCCACCGGTCTGA
- a CDS encoding HU family DNA-binding protein yields MNKTDLINQLAQRLDGDKKVSQTAVEGIIDLIQREVQKGENVSISGFGVFEKRARAARTARNPRTGQAVKVKKTTVPAFRPGKYFKDVIAGTVKLPKVTGKPTTARAAAAAAKAPAAAKAAPATRTRAAAAKPAEAVAAKPATRTRAAAAKPAAVAAPATRAPRATAAKAAPAKAAPAKAAPATRAPRATAAKAAPAKAAPVKAAPAKAAPAAKAAPATKAPAARRAPAKKK; encoded by the coding sequence GTGAACAAGACCGATCTGATCAACCAGCTCGCGCAGCGGCTCGATGGGGACAAGAAGGTGTCTCAGACGGCAGTCGAGGGCATCATCGACCTCATTCAGCGCGAGGTGCAGAAGGGCGAGAACGTCTCGATCTCCGGATTCGGCGTTTTCGAGAAGCGCGCCCGCGCCGCCCGAACGGCGCGGAACCCGCGCACCGGCCAGGCGGTCAAGGTCAAGAAGACGACCGTGCCCGCCTTCCGGCCCGGCAAGTACTTCAAGGACGTCATCGCCGGAACGGTCAAGCTGCCCAAGGTGACCGGGAAGCCGACCACCGCCCGGGCCGCCGCCGCCGCCGCGAAGGCTCCGGCCGCCGCCAAGGCGGCACCGGCGACGCGCACCCGCGCCGCCGCGGCCAAGCCGGCCGAGGCCGTGGCGGCCAAGCCGGCCACCCGGACCCGCGCCGCCGCGGCCAAGCCGGCCGCGGTCGCGGCTCCGGCCACCCGGGCTCCGCGGGCCACCGCGGCCAAGGCCGCTCCGGCAAAGGCCGCTCCGGCCAAGGCGGCTCCGGCCACCCGGGCTCCGCGGGCCACCGCGGCCAAGGCGGCTCCGGCCAAGGCCGCTCCGGTCAAGGCCGCTCCGGCGAAGGCGGCTCCGGCCGCCAAGGCCGCCCCGGCCACGAAGGCTCCGGCGGCTCGGCGCGCCCCGGCCAAGAAGAAGTAG
- the leuD gene encoding 3-isopropylmalate dehydratase small subunit: protein MEAFTTHTGIGIPLRRSNVDTDQIIPAVYLKRITRTGFEDGLFAAWRSDPTFVINQPAFAGGSVLVAGPDFGTGSSREHAVWALMNYGIRVVISPRFADIFRGNSSKEGLLAAVVSEADVELLWKLLENEPGTQVTVDLPEQRVSAGALVIDFEIDPYTKWRLLEGWDDISLTLRHADEITNFERSRPSFKPVTTAV from the coding sequence ATGGAAGCCTTCACCACCCACACCGGCATCGGCATTCCGCTGCGCCGCAGCAACGTCGACACCGACCAGATCATCCCGGCCGTGTACCTCAAGCGGATCACCCGCACCGGCTTCGAGGACGGGTTGTTCGCCGCCTGGCGCAGCGATCCGACGTTCGTCATCAACCAGCCGGCCTTCGCCGGCGGCTCCGTACTGGTGGCCGGCCCCGATTTCGGCACCGGATCCTCTCGCGAGCACGCGGTCTGGGCCCTGATGAACTACGGGATCCGGGTGGTCATCTCGCCCCGATTCGCGGACATATTCCGGGGTAACAGCTCCAAGGAAGGCTTGCTGGCCGCGGTGGTCAGTGAGGCCGACGTCGAATTGCTGTGGAAGCTGCTGGAGAACGAACCGGGCACCCAGGTGACGGTTGATCTGCCGGAGCAACGGGTCTCCGCGGGGGCCCTGGTGATCGACTTCGAGATCGATCCCTACACCAAGTGGCGACTGCTGGAGGGTTGGGACGACATCTCTTTGACCCTGCGACATGCCGATGAGATCACAAATTTTGAAAGATCTCGGCCGTCCTTCAAGCCGGTGACCACGGCCGTCTGA